A genomic segment from [Flavobacterium] thermophilum encodes:
- the bsn gene encoding Extracellular ribonuclease precursor — MGEAERRLEELGQWQTEDVAAQLEQLNERLAVEDAYYQAAEDERARQRYYRHLPLEGDGLMLFVRYHELVARTHKRRLPYFFSKDEYLYTWVDLQPDGTVRSLYSGERKDPKTLIVQDVETMKRRYDEFRQLLKKAKQGPGEVHERVNTIEQQWKFNAEHVVPQSWFGAREPMKGDLHHLFVCQPECNTMRSNFPYADFPFYNPEDPDEQIQNRCGVVHNGYFEPEYGKGTAARAMLYFLLRYPKAIAKSFRRKIDIPLLVRWHEQFPPTVYEHHRNSAIFFIQGNRNPFIDFPELAGRMVFPFEGAL, encoded by the coding sequence ATGGGAGAGGCGGAACGGCGGCTTGAGGAGCTTGGCCAATGGCAAACGGAAGATGTTGCCGCCCAGCTGGAGCAGTTGAACGAGCGACTCGCGGTGGAGGACGCGTATTATCAGGCCGCAGAAGATGAGCGGGCGCGCCAACGGTATTATCGCCATCTGCCGCTTGAAGGGGACGGATTGATGTTGTTTGTCCGCTATCACGAACTGGTGGCGCGCACCCATAAGCGGCGGCTGCCGTATTTTTTCAGCAAGGATGAGTATTTGTACACATGGGTCGACTTGCAGCCGGACGGAACGGTGCGCAGCTTGTATTCGGGCGAGCGGAAAGATCCGAAAACGTTAATCGTCCAAGATGTGGAAACGATGAAGCGGCGTTATGACGAATTCCGCCAGCTGCTGAAAAAAGCCAAACAAGGGCCGGGCGAGGTGCACGAGCGGGTGAACACGATCGAGCAGCAATGGAAATTCAATGCGGAACATGTCGTTCCGCAGTCGTGGTTTGGCGCGCGTGAACCGATGAAAGGCGATTTGCATCATTTGTTCGTCTGCCAGCCGGAGTGCAATACGATGCGGTCGAATTTTCCGTACGCGGATTTCCCGTTTTACAATCCGGAAGATCCCGACGAACAAATCCAAAACCGCTGCGGCGTCGTCCATAACGGCTATTTCGAGCCGGAATACGGCAAAGGGACGGCGGCAAGGGCGATGTTGTACTTTCTGCTTCGCTACCCAAAGGCGATCGCAAAGTCGTTTCGGCGCAAAATCGATATTCCGCTCCTTGTCCGTTGGCACGAACAATTTCCACCGACGGTGTATGAACATCATCGCAACAGCGCGATTTTTTTCATCCAAGGCAACCGCAACCCGTTCATTGATTTTCCTGAACTGGCAGGGCGGATGGTGTTTCCGTTTGAAGGGGCGCTGTGA